Part of the Pseudomonas sp. ADAK13 genome is shown below.
TGCTCGGCGCCCCCTGTCTTTCTTACGGGGAACCCACTATTCAAGTTGGTTTTTCCCCGGAAGGCTCCGCCAGGAAACTCGTTCTGGAAACGATTAAGGGTGCCAGGCACAGCATCCAGATGCTTGCTTACGCCTTTCAGGCGCCCGACATCATGCAAGCGTTGGTAGACGCGAAGACCCGTGGTGTGCAGGTACGGGTGGTGATCGACAAGAAGCGCAACCTGGGTAAAACGAGTAAAGCCGCCATGGACTTCGTGACCCGCAACGGGGTGGAGTTGCGAACCAACGACCAATTTCACCTCCACCACGATAAGACAATCATTGTCGATGGCAACACGGTCGAAACAGGCTCCTTCAATTTCGCCCAGTCCGCCGAGACGGCCAACTCCGAGAAT
Proteins encoded:
- a CDS encoding phospholipase D family nuclease; this translates as MNARSFGMMRLRHVALVALLGAPCLSYGEPTIQVGFSPEGSARKLVLETIKGARHSIQMLAYAFQAPDIMQALVDAKTRGVQVRVVIDKKRNLGKTSKAAMDFVTRNGVELRTNDQFHLHHDKTIIVDGNTVETGSFNFAQSAETANSENVVVIRDRPEVTRQYVAHWQSRWDLGKPYPSR